In Nitrospinota bacterium, a single window of DNA contains:
- a CDS encoding HypC/HybG/HupF family hydrogenase formation chaperone: MCLAVPMELVEKSEFRGVARLGGVSRDVNLMLVPEAGVGDYVIIHAGCAISVLSREEAQRTLDLLGEIEGIGDLGGKPA; encoded by the coding sequence ATGTGCCTTGCGGTTCCGATGGAGTTGGTTGAGAAAAGCGAATTTCGCGGCGTGGCGCGCCTCGGCGGCGTGAGCCGCGACGTGAACCTGATGCTGGTGCCGGAAGCGGGCGTGGGGGATTACGTCATCATCCACGCGGGCTGCGCCATATCGGTGCTGAGCCGGGAAGAGGCGCAACGAACGCTTGACCTGCTGGGCGAAATCGAGGGGATCGGCGATTTGGGCGGGAAGCCCGCATGA
- a CDS encoding nicotinate phosphoribosyltransferase produces MNAPHSGLFTDFYHLTMAQGYFAQKLAGRRASFDLFFRTQPFNGGFSIAAGLDGALDFLENLRFGGDDIAYLKERKVFTDEFLDHLRGFRFTGEVHAVPEGSPVFPMAPLLRVGGPLEQCQIVESPLLNIVNFQSLIATKAARISLEAGRDNVLEFGMRRAQGPNGALAASRAAYIGGCAATSCVLAGKIHGIPVSGTHAHSWVMAFPDELAAFRAFAGLYPDSCILLVDTYDTLKSGIPNAIAVGRELAAKGSRLRGVRLDSGDLAYLSVEARKMLDAAGLDYVKIVASGELDERIIHDLKSQGAKIDIFGVGTKLVTAEGSPSFSGIYKLAAVEAEGGAMAMKIKLSENIGKSTLPGVKQVWRLFDRDGGMMADLIDFEGERHDFTQGVWGYHPFLEYERKFYADIAAAVPLLKLVMMDGKRLAPPRPLAEIRAACRAGLETLHPTMRRLLNPHIYKVSLGQSLFEATRRLRMRENP; encoded by the coding sequence ATGAACGCTCCGCATTCCGGCCTGTTCACCGACTTTTACCATCTCACGATGGCGCAGGGATATTTTGCCCAAAAGCTGGCGGGGCGGCGCGCATCGTTCGACCTGTTCTTCCGCACGCAACCGTTTAACGGCGGGTTCTCAATCGCGGCGGGGCTGGACGGCGCGCTCGATTTTTTGGAGAACCTCCGCTTCGGCGGGGACGACATCGCATACCTGAAAGAACGGAAGGTTTTCACGGACGAATTTTTGGATCACCTGCGCGGCTTTCGTTTCACCGGCGAAGTCCATGCCGTGCCGGAGGGATCGCCGGTATTTCCGATGGCCCCGCTGCTGCGGGTCGGCGGTCCGCTGGAGCAGTGCCAGATCGTGGAATCGCCGCTGTTGAACATCGTCAATTTCCAATCGCTCATCGCCACAAAGGCGGCCCGCATATCGCTGGAGGCGGGGCGCGACAACGTGCTGGAATTCGGCATGCGCCGCGCGCAGGGGCCCAACGGCGCGCTGGCCGCGTCCCGCGCCGCATACATCGGCGGCTGCGCCGCCACCTCCTGCGTGCTGGCGGGAAAAATCCACGGCATCCCGGTGAGCGGCACGCACGCCCACAGTTGGGTGATGGCGTTCCCGGACGAACTGGCCGCCTTCCGCGCTTTCGCCGGTTTGTATCCCGATAGCTGCATCCTGCTGGTGGATACCTACGACACGCTGAAGAGCGGCATTCCGAACGCCATCGCCGTGGGGCGCGAACTGGCGGCGAAAGGGAGCCGGTTGCGCGGCGTCCGGCTTGACAGCGGCGATCTGGCCTATCTAAGCGTCGAAGCGCGGAAGATGCTCGACGCGGCGGGCCTCGATTATGTGAAGATCGTGGCGAGCGGCGAGCTTGACGAGCGGATCATACACGACCTCAAATCGCAGGGCGCGAAGATAGACATCTTCGGCGTCGGCACCAAGCTGGTCACCGCAGAGGGAAGCCCCTCGTTCAGCGGCATTTACAAGCTGGCGGCGGTGGAGGCGGAGGGCGGCGCGATGGCGATGAAAATAAAGCTGAGCGAGAACATCGGCAAGTCGACGCTTCCCGGCGTCAAGCAGGTGTGGCGGCTCTTTGACCGCGATGGCGGGATGATGGCCGACCTCATCGACTTCGAGGGGGAGCGGCACGATTTCACGCAAGGAGTGTGGGGGTATCACCCCTTCCTGGAATACGAGCGGAAGTTTTATGCCGATATCGCCGCCGCCGTGCCGCTGCTGAAGCTGGTGATGATGGACGGCAAGCGCCTTGCGCCGCCGCGGCCATTGGCGGAGATTCGCGCCGCCTGCCGCGCCGGGCTGGAAACGCTGCATCCCACCATGCGCCGCCTGCTGAATCCGCACATCTATAAGGTTTCGCTGGGGCAGTCGCTCTTCGAGGCGACGCGCCGTCTGCGGATGCGGGAGAATCCGTGA
- the pncA gene encoding bifunctional nicotinamidase/pyrazinamidase yields MAPVESDVLVVVDVQNDFCPGGALAVPEGDAVVPVINRLAGWFPRVIATQDWHPAGHRSFASAHPGKKPFDTAELPYGVQVLWPDHCVQGTRGAEFHPALAITRCELILRKGFRERIDSYSAFFENDRTTPTGLDGYLRARGFRRIFLAGLATDFCVSYSAIDARRAGFETFVIEDACRGIAVNGSVAAAWAGMEKAGVRRIASADIAAAAR; encoded by the coding sequence ATGGCGCCGGTCGAAAGCGACGTCCTTGTTGTCGTGGACGTGCAGAACGATTTTTGCCCCGGCGGGGCGCTTGCCGTGCCGGAGGGGGACGCGGTCGTGCCGGTCATCAACCGGCTGGCGGGATGGTTCCCGCGCGTCATCGCCACGCAGGACTGGCACCCGGCGGGCCACCGCTCGTTCGCCTCGGCGCATCCCGGAAAAAAACCGTTCGATACGGCGGAGCTTCCATACGGCGTTCAGGTTCTATGGCCCGATCACTGCGTGCAGGGAACGCGCGGCGCGGAGTTTCATCCCGCGTTGGCCATCACCCGCTGCGAACTTATCCTGCGCAAGGGATTCCGGGAACGCATAGACAGCTACTCCGCGTTTTTTGAAAATGACCGCACAACCCCCACCGGACTTGACGGCTATCTCCGCGCGCGCGGTTTCAGGCGGATTTTCCTCGCGGGGCTGGCGACCGATTTCTGCGTCTCGTACAGCGCCATCGATGCGCGCCGCGCCGGTTTTGAAACCTTCGTCATCGAAGACGCCTGCCGCGGCATAGCTGTGAACGGCTCGGTGGCCGCGGCATGGGCCGGCATGGAAAAGGCGGGGGTGCGCCGCATCGCATCCGCCGATATCGCGGCGGCGGCACGATGA
- a CDS encoding class I SAM-dependent methyltransferase produces MGLLRKFDLRDVDKLRRPERLQRENPEVIWEQMALDNPEVFVDIGAGIGFAAVPFARKMPRGKVYACDLAQEMLDILRAESDAAGVKNIHLVKMEEVNIPLPDAIADGVLMQNLHHELHHPVASLAECLRIMKDGAKIAIIDWKKEPMEMGPPPELRVAAADIEGHLKEAGFAWVTHNEVLPLHYFIIGVK; encoded by the coding sequence ATGGGCCTGCTAAGAAAATTCGACTTGCGTGATGTGGACAAACTGCGCCGTCCGGAGCGGCTGCAACGGGAAAACCCCGAAGTCATTTGGGAACAGATGGCGCTGGACAACCCCGAGGTGTTCGTGGACATCGGCGCGGGCATCGGCTTCGCCGCGGTTCCCTTTGCGCGGAAAATGCCCAGGGGGAAAGTCTACGCATGCGACCTCGCGCAGGAGATGCTCGATATCCTCCGGGCCGAATCGGACGCCGCCGGGGTGAAAAACATCCATCTGGTTAAAATGGAGGAGGTAAACATCCCGCTGCCGGACGCCATAGCCGACGGCGTGCTGATGCAGAACCTCCACCACGAGCTGCACCACCCGGTTGCCAGTTTGGCCGAATGCCTCCGCATCATGAAGGACGGCGCCAAGATCGCCATCATCGACTGGAAGAAGGAGCCGATGGAGATGGGGCCGCCGCCGGAACTGCGCGTCGCCGCCGCCGACATTGAAGGGCATCTCAAAGAGGCGGGTTTCGCCTGGGTGACGCACAACGAAGTGCTCCCCCTGCACTACTTCATCATCGGCGTGAAATAA
- the hypD gene encoding hydrogenase formation protein HypD — protein sequence MKYLSEFRDGALAKKVADAIHAESKTPLRIMEFCGGHTITLVKYGIPQMLPEQIEMISGPGCPVCVTTKKEIDAAIEIARRPDAVLASFGDMIRVPGTRESLQQAKSKGANVAVVYSPDDAVKLALEQPAKKVVFFAVGFETTAPVTAAAISYARAAKADNFFIYSAHKTTPAILAALLDGEVRLDAFICPGHVTTITGADIYKPLTGAGKPCIVSGFEPVDILRSVLMIVRQANRGVAETEIEYTRVATWAGNAHAQKLLADIFEPCDAVWRGIGPVPMSGLTCKGAYARYNAAREFGISFDGDEKETPGCICGSILRGMKKPADCKLFRRACNPENPIGACMVSDEGTCSVYYRFGGSHAEAAHAKV from the coding sequence ATGAAATATCTTAGCGAGTTCCGCGACGGCGCGCTGGCGAAGAAAGTGGCGGACGCCATCCACGCCGAATCCAAAACGCCGCTCCGCATCATGGAGTTCTGCGGCGGCCACACCATCACGCTGGTGAAATACGGCATCCCGCAAATGCTGCCGGAGCAGATCGAGATGATCTCCGGCCCCGGCTGCCCCGTCTGCGTCACCACCAAAAAAGAGATCGACGCCGCCATCGAGATCGCGCGGCGGCCCGATGCGGTGCTGGCCAGCTTTGGCGACATGATACGCGTGCCCGGCACCCGCGAAAGCCTGCAACAGGCGAAATCGAAGGGAGCCAACGTGGCCGTGGTCTACTCGCCGGACGACGCGGTGAAGCTGGCGCTGGAGCAGCCCGCCAAAAAAGTGGTCTTCTTCGCCGTGGGGTTCGAGACCACCGCGCCGGTCACCGCCGCCGCCATCAGCTACGCGCGGGCGGCGAAGGCGGATAATTTTTTCATCTACTCGGCGCACAAGACAACCCCCGCGATACTGGCGGCGCTGCTGGACGGCGAAGTGCGGCTGGATGCCTTCATTTGCCCCGGCCACGTCACCACCATCACCGGCGCGGACATCTACAAGCCGCTCACCGGCGCCGGGAAGCCGTGCATCGTTTCCGGTTTCGAGCCGGTCGATATATTGCGGTCCGTACTCATGATCGTGCGGCAGGCAAACCGCGGCGTGGCGGAGACCGAAATTGAATACACCCGCGTGGCGACCTGGGCGGGCAACGCCCACGCCCAAAAGCTGCTGGCGGATATTTTCGAGCCGTGCGACGCGGTCTGGCGCGGCATCGGGCCGGTGCCGATGAGCGGCCTCACCTGCAAAGGGGCGTATGCGCGGTACAACGCCGCGCGCGAGTTCGGCATCAGCTTCGACGGCGACGAGAAAGAGACCCCCGGCTGCATCTGCGGCTCCATCCTGCGCGGCATGAAAAAGCCCGCCGACTGCAAGCTCTTCCGCAGGGCATGCAATCCGGAAAACCCCATCGGGGCCTGCATGGTGTCGGACGAGGGAACCTGCTCCGTTTACTACCGCTTCGGCGGATCGCACGCGGAGGCGGCGCATGCCAAAGTCTGA
- a CDS encoding hydrogenase expression/formation protein HypE: MPKSEVVTLAHGGGGTASAELVARVFLPHFENEFLLSLSDGALLPPIAGRIAVSTDS, from the coding sequence ATGCCAAAGTCTGAAGTGGTGACGCTGGCCCACGGCGGCGGCGGAACGGCCAGCGCCGAACTGGTGGCGCGGGTTTTCCTGCCGCACTTTGAAAACGAATTTTTACTGTCGCTCTCCGATGGCGCGCTGCTGCCCCCCATCGCCGGGCGGATCGCCGTCTCCACCGATTCG
- a CDS encoding TetR/AcrR family transcriptional regulator, with translation MKKKELSLREIKFARTKLALLDAALAQLPGKPFDEITLGEICAAAEVSYATFFNYFGKKSDLLFYFIQLWSIEVSHHARGIEKEAGGVKAIESIFQYTARQCGKSPEIMGEIVSFLARRREKDTSAIAPLTGAEKRLRFPDIDDFEGLAEMGLLSLFPGHIETAIRKGELPPGTNVQEMVLALAVIFQGVPVTLGLAGAQNYAAAYRHQLRLLWAGARATLEEDLS, from the coding sequence ATGAAGAAGAAAGAGTTGTCTCTCAGGGAAATCAAGTTCGCAAGAACGAAACTTGCGCTTCTGGATGCCGCGCTCGCGCAGCTTCCCGGAAAGCCGTTTGACGAGATCACGCTTGGTGAAATATGCGCCGCCGCCGAGGTTTCATATGCCACCTTTTTTAACTACTTCGGCAAAAAGAGCGATCTGCTGTTTTACTTCATCCAGCTTTGGAGCATCGAGGTTTCCCACCATGCGCGCGGCATCGAAAAGGAGGCGGGGGGGGTGAAGGCGATAGAATCTATTTTTCAATACACCGCCCGGCAGTGCGGGAAAAGTCCCGAAATCATGGGCGAGATTGTTTCCTTCCTCGCGCGGCGGCGGGAAAAGGATACGTCGGCAATAGCGCCGCTGACCGGGGCCGAAAAGCGGCTGCGCTTTCCGGACATTGACGACTTTGAAGGTCTGGCCGAGATGGGATTGCTGTCGCTGTTCCCCGGCCACATTGAAACGGCGATAAGGAAAGGGGAACTTCCCCCCGGCACGAATGTGCAAGAAATGGTTCTGGCCCTCGCCGTTATTTTCCAAGGTGTGCCGGTAACCCTGGGCTTGGCAGGAGCACAAAACTATGCCGCCGCCTACCGGCATCAATTGCGCCTGCTTTGGGCGGGAGCACGCGCGACGTTAGAGGAGGATTTATCATGA
- the xerD gene encoding site-specific tyrosine recombinase XerD produces the protein MTHPLLDEWLEHLTVERNLSENTVDAYGRDVAEFLAHFKSPSAPGLEQITAAELVGYFKTLLDNKIAARSRGRKLSALRMFYRHLVAQKHVNADPTQNMENPGAAKHLPKVLNSRQVDALLEQPDQDAKEGLRDAAMLELLYSTGMRVSELVNVKSADLNMTGGYIMTMGKGAKERIIPIGERALDVVKRYCEKARPLYIKKTNPGALFLTRLGKPMTRQMFWQLIKKYAGKAGIPARISPHVLRHSFATHLLEHGADLRAVQMMLGHSSMTTTQIYTHINRTRLAGIHAKAHPRG, from the coding sequence ATGACCCACCCCCTGCTGGACGAGTGGCTGGAACACCTCACCGTCGAGCGGAACCTTTCGGAAAACACCGTCGATGCCTACGGCCGCGACGTGGCGGAGTTTCTGGCGCACTTCAAATCACCTTCGGCCCCGGGGCTGGAGCAAATCACCGCCGCCGAACTGGTGGGCTACTTCAAAACGCTGCTCGATAACAAGATCGCGGCCCGCTCGCGCGGGCGGAAGCTCTCGGCCCTGCGGATGTTCTACCGCCATCTCGTGGCGCAGAAGCATGTGAACGCCGACCCGACGCAAAACATGGAAAACCCCGGCGCGGCCAAGCACCTGCCAAAAGTGCTGAACAGCAGGCAAGTGGACGCCCTGCTGGAGCAGCCCGACCAGGACGCGAAGGAGGGCTTGCGCGACGCCGCCATGCTGGAACTGCTCTACAGCACCGGCATGCGCGTATCGGAACTGGTGAACGTGAAGAGCGCCGACCTCAACATGACCGGCGGCTACATCATGACGATGGGGAAAGGGGCGAAGGAGCGGATCATTCCCATCGGCGAGCGGGCGCTGGATGTGGTGAAACGGTATTGCGAAAAGGCGCGGCCGCTCTATATCAAAAAGACGAACCCCGGGGCGCTCTTCCTCACCAGGCTGGGAAAGCCGATGACGCGCCAGATGTTCTGGCAACTCATAAAAAAGTACGCCGGGAAGGCCGGCATCCCCGCGCGGATATCGCCCCATGTGCTGCGCCACTCATTCGCCACGCACCTGCTGGAGCACGGAGCCGACCTGCGCGCCGTGCAGATGATGCTGGGGCACAGCAGCATGACCACCACGCAGATATACACCCACATCAACCGGACGCGGCTGGCCGGAATCCACGCCAAAGCGCACCCGCGGGGGTAG
- a CDS encoding STAS domain-containing protein, which produces MAVSVNVTPEGFRVFRVRGKLMADSLEELKSALDAAGERACAVVNLKGAHMADSVAVGYLVRRHGILKRGGGALALCCLHPTVLKLLAMAGLGNHFTVHEREEDAVEALKTAFPGLIQPPKKRGRKPKEKS; this is translated from the coding sequence ATGGCCGTTTCAGTGAACGTGACGCCGGAGGGATTCCGCGTTTTTCGCGTGCGGGGAAAGTTGATGGCCGACTCCCTGGAAGAACTGAAATCCGCGCTGGATGCCGCGGGCGAGAGGGCGTGTGCGGTGGTGAACCTCAAGGGGGCGCACATGGCCGATTCGGTGGCGGTGGGATACCTGGTGCGCCGCCACGGCATTCTCAAGCGCGGCGGCGGGGCGCTGGCGCTCTGCTGCCTGCACCCCACGGTGCTGAAGCTGCTGGCGATGGCCGGCCTTGGCAATCACTTTACCGTCCATGAACGGGAAGAGGATGCGGTGGAAGCGTTGAAAACGGCTTTCCCCGGTTTGATTCAACCGCCAAAAAAACGGGGCCGAAAGCCGAAGGAAAAAAGCTGA
- a CDS encoding MBL fold metallo-hydrolase: protein MKIEIITVGPIDVNCHILYCERHKAAIIVDPGDSSRRIIDFLNSRELKPKLIVNTHCHPDHTGAVAALTAHYEIPFLCHKDDEWMAYDEGMIQLGRYYGVKAMPKADGAVEDGEMISLCGDFMIQVIHTPGHSPGGICLLANGKHLLTGDTLFQGSIGRSDLTGGDHDLLIDSIRQKLLVLPDEVIVYPGHGETSTIGDEKRHNPFLRQTEGFA from the coding sequence TTGAAGATTGAAATTATCACCGTCGGGCCGATAGACGTGAACTGCCACATACTCTATTGCGAACGCCACAAAGCCGCCATCATCGTCGATCCGGGCGACAGCAGCCGCCGCATCATCGACTTCCTCAACAGCCGCGAGCTGAAACCGAAGCTGATCGTGAACACCCACTGCCATCCCGATCACACCGGCGCGGTGGCGGCGCTGACGGCCCACTACGAGATACCGTTCCTCTGCCACAAGGATGACGAGTGGATGGCGTACGACGAAGGGATGATTCAGTTGGGGCGCTACTACGGGGTGAAGGCGATGCCGAAGGCCGACGGGGCGGTGGAGGACGGCGAGATGATCTCTTTGTGCGGCGACTTCATGATACAGGTGATCCACACCCCCGGCCACTCCCCCGGCGGCATCTGCCTGCTGGCGAATGGCAAGCATCTTCTCACCGGCGATACGCTTTTTCAAGGCTCCATCGGGCGCAGCGATCTCACCGGCGGCGATCACGATCTGTTGATCGACTCCATCCGCCAAAAACTGCTCGTCCTGCCGGATGAGGTTATCGTGTACCCCGGCCACGGCGAAACCAGCACCATCGGCGACGAAAAGCGGCACAACCCGTTCCTGCGGCAGACCGAAGGCTTCGCATGA